In Opitutaceae bacterium, the sequence TCCGTTGCGTCGGGCGCGAAGACGACCTGCAGACCCGACTGCTGCGAAAATTTCTTGAGCGTCTGTTCCGCCGCGCCGGCCGGAACATCGAACGCCTTCCGGTCCTGCTTCGCGGCCCGGCCGACAAGCGGGGAGATCACCATGGCCGCAAGGAGCGCGAATGAAACGCCAAGGGTCCGGGCACGGACGCCCAGCGGCCTGGAACAGGGTATCAAGGTCATGCACGTAAACGACGGACCAAGTGGGGGTCGCGACGTATGGGAATCTCAATTTTTTTGACATATCGGTTCATGCTTGAACTCACTGCGCGACCGGACCAAAGACCGGGGGCCCCCTCCTGCGCGATGAGCCCTCCCCCCTCAACACCCGCAACCCTCCTTCCCGCGCCGAACGACCGGTCGCGCTGGTTCAGCGAAGAGGTGCAACCGCACGCATCCTCCCTGCGCTCCTATCTCCGCGCTTCCTTTCCCGGAGTGCGCGATCTGGACGACGTCGTGCAGGAGTCCTACCTGCGCCTGTTCCGCACTGCGGCAAGGCAGCCCATCCGCTCCGTCCGGGCCCTGCTCTTCACCGTCGCCAAGCGGCTCGCCCTCGACACCGTGAGGCACGACAGGGCTTCGCCAATCGATGCCACCCTCGACCTCGACGAATTGGACATAGCAGCCGAAGAGCCTGATGTCGCGGAATGCGCCGACCGCCGTGAGCGGATCCGACTTCTCGCGAGCGCCATCGCCAAACTGCCCGGCCGGTGCCGGCAGACATTCATCCTTCACAAGATAAACGGCTGCTCCCGCAGGGAAGTCGCCCTCCAACTCGGCCTGTCGGAACGGACCGTCGAGGTGCAAACCGCCACGGCCATGAAACGCTGCGCCGACTACCTTCGACGCCGCGGGGTCAACGGTCTGTTTGCCAATGAGCCCCGATAACCACAACCGGCCCGGGTTCGATGCCAGTCCGCCGAAGGTGGAAACGGACGAATCCATCCTGACTGCGCTGGGATGGATGCGCCGCGCCCGCGCGGAAGACGAACTCCTTCAGGAGGTTTCCCGTCAGTTGCACCGCAACCGACGCCGGCGTCTCGCTCTGGCCTCGGGCCTGTTGAGCCTGGGCCTGATCACAGGCGTAGTCTGGCGGATCTCCCGGCCGAGCTCTGCATCGAACTCCGCGCCAGGCCTGTCCCCTGCCATTGCTTCAGGACTCGTCGGAAATTCTCGGACCGCCACCGTCACCTCGCCCGAACGCCGGATCCTTCCAGACGGCTCGGTGATGGAGCTGATCGATGGCGCGCGTGTCATCGTCGACTTTTCCGGCTCGCTCCGGAAAGTCGTCCTCGAGCGCGGCAAGGCGCATTTTCAGGTCACCAAGAATGCCCGGCGGCCCTTTGTCGTCGACGCGGCCGGCGTGCATGTGCGAGCCGTGGGAACGGCTTTTGTTGTCGACCGGAATGAACGCCGCATCGAGGTGCTTGTGACCAATGGCGTGGTTGCCGTGGCTGCGGACAATGCGGAAGCGCTGGCGGACAACCGAACATCCAGCAACTCCCAAGCGAAGGAATCGCTGGAGCCGCCACTGGCGAAGCTTGAGGCAGTGCAGGGCGGGGGCTCTGGCGTGCAACTCCTCGATGCCGGCAAGGTGTGGAGCGTGGACCTGAAGACCTCGGCGACCCATGTTCAGGCACTCTCCGACACGGACATGACGGAACGGACTTCGTGGCGCATTCCCCAGTTGGAATTCACGCGGCCCCCCCTGCCCGACGCCCTTGCGATTCTGAATCAACACAATCAGGTGCAATTCGAGATCGCCGACTCATCGTTGAACAAGCTGCAATTGAGCGGATTTCTGCGTGCCGACAATGCCGAGGGCATGGTGCGGCTGCTCGAGGCAAACTTTGGAATCAAAGCGACGCGTCAAGGCGGCGTTATTTCCCTCGCTCGATGACTCCGGGGCGGACTCCGAACAC encodes:
- a CDS encoding sigma-70 family RNA polymerase sigma factor, with product MSPPPSTPATLLPAPNDRSRWFSEEVQPHASSLRSYLRASFPGVRDLDDVVQESYLRLFRTAARQPIRSVRALLFTVAKRLALDTVRHDRASPIDATLDLDELDIAAEEPDVAECADRRERIRLLASAIAKLPGRCRQTFILHKINGCSRREVALQLGLSERTVEVQTATAMKRCADYLRRRGVNGLFANEPR
- a CDS encoding FecR domain-containing protein, which codes for MSPDNHNRPGFDASPPKVETDESILTALGWMRRARAEDELLQEVSRQLHRNRRRRLALASGLLSLGLITGVVWRISRPSSASNSAPGLSPAIASGLVGNSRTATVTSPERRILPDGSVMELIDGARVIVDFSGSLRKVVLERGKAHFQVTKNARRPFVVDAAGVHVRAVGTAFVVDRNERRIEVLVTNGVVAVAADNAEALADNRTSSNSQAKESLEPPLAKLEAVQGGGSGVQLLDAGKVWSVDLKTSATHVQALSDTDMTERTSWRIPQLEFTRPPLPDALAILNQHNQVQFEIADSSLNKLQLSGFLRADNAEGMVRLLEANFGIKATRQGGVISLAR